Proteins encoded in a region of the Streptomyces akebiae genome:
- a CDS encoding ABC transporter permease gives MTTAQVVRSEWTKIRSVASTVWTLSLAGIVTIALGVLISLLSKHEFDNLSRDDRLSFDPTFISFAGMTLGQLAMIVFGVLVVSNEYSTGMIRTSLAAVPQRGTFLFSKIAVATALSFAVGLATSFVTFFLGQAMLGSHRAEIGDPGVLRAVFGGGLYMTLIAMFSMGVAAMLRSPMLSLGILMPFFFLISNILGNVGATEKVGRYLPDQAGSKIMQVVTPVDDDTPYGPWGGLAIMALWVAAALLGGFLTLKRRDA, from the coding sequence GTGACCACGGCCCAGGTCGTCCGCTCGGAGTGGACCAAGATCCGTTCGGTGGCTTCCACGGTGTGGACGCTGTCGCTGGCCGGGATCGTCACGATCGCGCTCGGCGTGCTGATCTCCCTGCTGTCGAAGCACGAGTTCGACAATCTGAGCCGCGACGACCGGCTCTCGTTCGACCCGACCTTCATCAGCTTCGCGGGAATGACGCTCGGGCAGCTGGCGATGATCGTGTTCGGGGTGCTGGTGGTGTCGAACGAGTACAGCACCGGCATGATCCGGACCTCGCTGGCCGCCGTGCCCCAGCGCGGCACCTTTCTCTTCAGCAAGATCGCGGTGGCCACCGCCCTCTCCTTCGCCGTGGGACTCGCGACCAGCTTCGTCACGTTCTTCCTCGGACAGGCGATGCTCGGCTCGCACCGGGCCGAGATCGGCGATCCGGGCGTCCTGCGCGCGGTCTTCGGCGGTGGGCTCTACATGACCCTGATCGCGATGTTCTCGATGGGCGTCGCGGCGATGCTGCGCAGCCCGATGCTGTCGCTCGGCATCCTGATGCCGTTCTTCTTCCTGATCTCCAACATCCTGGGCAACGTCGGCGCCACCGAGAAGGTCGGCCGCTACCTCCCCGACCAGGCCGGCAGCAAGATCATGCAGGTGGTCACCCCGGTCGACGACGACACACCGTACGGACCGTGGGGCGGCCTCGCCATCATGGCGCTGTGGGTGGCGGCGGCCCTGCTCGGCGGGTTTCTGACGCTGAAGCGGCGCGACGCGTGA
- a CDS encoding ABC transporter ATP-binding protein, protein MIEAVGLTKRYGAKTAVYNLSFQVRPGAVTGFLGPNGSGKSTTMRMILGLDNPTSGQVTIGGYPYRKLPNAARQVGALLDAKAVHGGRHARSHLLSLAQLSGIPARRVDEVLGVVGLQDVARKRSKGFSLGMGQRLGIAAALLGDPQVLLFDEPVNGLDPEGILWVRNLMKALAAEGRTVFVSSHLMSEMALTADHLIVIGRGQLLSDMSIKDFISANSADFARVRTPDTEPQQREKLTAALTEAGGQVLPEQDGALRVMGLPLPRISDLAHGADVRLWELSPHQASLEEAYMRMTQGAVDYRSTTDQKAGLQQPLPPGAQPPMPVPGQGQPGWYAPPAPQQGGTPYAPQGHPAPQGQPPAGPYGAPAPTAPAPAPAQPQPNPYAQSAPPAAPPAPAAAPTPSPAPAAPAPAADLTKSEDAR, encoded by the coding sequence ATGATCGAGGCAGTCGGCCTGACGAAGCGCTATGGCGCCAAGACGGCCGTGTACAACCTTTCCTTCCAGGTGCGGCCGGGGGCCGTCACCGGCTTCCTGGGCCCCAACGGCTCGGGCAAGTCGACGACGATGCGCATGATCCTCGGCCTGGACAATCCCACCTCCGGGCAGGTGACGATCGGCGGCTATCCGTACCGCAAGCTGCCGAACGCGGCCCGTCAGGTCGGTGCGCTCCTCGACGCCAAGGCCGTGCACGGCGGCCGGCACGCCCGCAGCCACCTGCTGTCCCTGGCCCAGCTGTCGGGCATCCCGGCCCGCCGGGTGGACGAGGTGCTCGGTGTCGTCGGCCTCCAGGACGTCGCCAGGAAGCGTTCCAAGGGCTTCTCCCTCGGCATGGGCCAGCGGCTCGGCATCGCCGCCGCCCTGCTCGGCGACCCCCAGGTCCTGCTCTTCGACGAGCCGGTCAACGGCCTCGACCCCGAAGGCATCCTCTGGGTCCGCAACCTGATGAAGGCGCTCGCCGCCGAGGGCCGTACGGTCTTCGTCTCCTCGCACCTGATGAGCGAGATGGCGCTGACCGCCGACCACCTCATCGTGATCGGGCGCGGGCAGTTGCTCTCCGACATGAGCATCAAGGACTTCATCTCGGCGAACTCCGCCGACTTCGCGCGCGTACGGACGCCGGACACCGAGCCGCAGCAGCGCGAGAAGCTGACGGCGGCGCTGACCGAGGCGGGGGGCCAGGTGCTGCCCGAGCAGGACGGGGCACTGCGTGTCATGGGTCTGCCGCTCCCCCGGATCAGCGACCTCGCGCACGGCGCCGACGTACGGCTGTGGGAACTGTCGCCGCACCAGGCCTCGCTGGAGGAGGCGTACATGCGGATGACGCAGGGCGCCGTCGACTACCGCTCGACGACCGACCAGAAGGCCGGTCTCCAGCAACCCCTGCCGCCCGGCGCACAGCCGCCGATGCCGGTGCCCGGGCAGGGCCAGCCGGGCTGGTACGCCCCGCCCGCACCGCAGCAGGGCGGCACGCCGTACGCGCCGCAGGGCCACCCCGCACCGCAGGGTCAGCCGCCGGCCGGTCCCTACGGCGCCCCGGCGCCCACAGCGCCCGCTCCGGCGCCCGCGCAGCCCCAGCCGAACCCGTACGCCCAGTCCGCGCCCCCGGCCGCGCCCCCGGCCCCCGCGGCTGCGCCGACCCCGTCCCCCGCACCCGCGGCCCCCGCGCCCGCCGCCGACCTGACGAAGTCCGAGGACGCCCGATGA
- a CDS encoding ABC transporter permease subunit: protein MSTPQPPLTQQPPAPNWQGAPGTSYTSPIPIVRTHLGHAISSEWTKIKSVRSTVWTLGVFVVLVIGLGLLFALIAASTDMNLEGESPLGLGLFGLMIGSVCIITLGVLTTASEYGTGMIRTTMTACPSRGRVLLAKAIVFFALTFTVTLVTAAFVGFAQVAILEDNGVVSPDGEEWFKATVGVSLFLALFGLLSLLMGSLIRHSAGAITIMLGVFLAPLVIAIFMFSESLKDVQEFLLEYSIPSQLSVFYGAEISQSGPSGWDPLWIMLALVVAGFVGAYALLEKRDV from the coding sequence ATGAGCACGCCCCAGCCGCCCCTCACCCAGCAGCCGCCCGCCCCCAACTGGCAGGGCGCGCCGGGCACTTCGTACACCTCGCCGATCCCGATCGTGCGCACCCACCTCGGGCACGCGATCTCCTCCGAGTGGACGAAGATCAAGTCGGTCCGCTCGACGGTGTGGACGCTGGGCGTCTTCGTCGTCCTGGTGATCGGCCTCGGCCTGCTCTTCGCCCTGATCGCCGCCTCCACGGACATGAACCTGGAGGGCGAGTCCCCGCTGGGCCTCGGTCTGTTCGGGCTGATGATCGGCAGCGTCTGCATCATCACGCTCGGGGTGCTGACCACGGCCTCCGAGTACGGCACGGGCATGATCCGGACCACGATGACGGCCTGCCCGAGCCGCGGCCGGGTACTGCTCGCGAAGGCCATCGTGTTCTTCGCGCTCACCTTCACGGTCACCCTGGTCACCGCCGCGTTCGTCGGCTTCGCCCAGGTGGCGATCCTGGAGGACAACGGTGTGGTGAGCCCCGACGGCGAGGAGTGGTTCAAGGCCACCGTCGGCGTGAGCCTGTTCCTCGCGCTCTTCGGGCTGCTGTCGCTGCTGATGGGCTCGCTGATCCGGCACTCCGCCGGCGCGATCACCATCATGCTCGGCGTCTTCCTCGCGCCCCTGGTCATCGCGATCTTCATGTTCTCCGAGTCGCTGAAGGACGTGCAGGAGTTCCTGCTGGAGTACTCGATCCCGAGCCAGCTCAGCGTCTTCTACGGTGCGGAGATCAGCCAGTCCGGCCCGTCGGGCTGGGATCCGCTGTGGATCATGCTCGCCCTGGTGGTCGCCGGGTTCGTCGGCGCGTACGCCCTGCTGGAGAAGCGGGACGTCTGA
- a CDS encoding ATP/GTP-binding protein: MSPRRNRPKDHGSSGPGPSGRSADEDRSDRYGGWQTSEPWRGEEWSVRHVAGASAAGKTYRCPGCDQMIPSGVPHVVAWPEHSGVDERRHWHKACWNAKDRRTSRVQRSRNAPRF, translated from the coding sequence GTGTCCCCGCGTCGCAACCGCCCCAAGGACCATGGCTCCTCGGGTCCGGGTCCGTCAGGCCGCAGTGCGGACGAGGACCGTTCGGACCGGTACGGCGGCTGGCAGACCAGCGAGCCGTGGCGGGGCGAGGAGTGGAGCGTGCGCCATGTGGCGGGCGCGAGCGCGGCCGGCAAGACCTACCGCTGCCCCGGCTGTGACCAGATGATCCCCTCCGGGGTGCCGCACGTCGTCGCCTGGCCCGAGCACTCGGGCGTCGACGAGCGCCGGCACTGGCACAAGGCCTGCTGGAACGCGAAGGACCGCCGCACCTCCCGGGTGCAGCGGTCCCGTAACGCGCCGAGGTTCTGA
- a CDS encoding LLM class flavin-dependent oxidoreductase, translated as MHVGTFVLGAQFPGQGQGEALHRAVRTAEVADEAGLDAVWLAEHHFVPYGTCPSAITLAALLLGRTRRIRVGTAVSVLPTVHPVALGEQAALLHVTSGGRFSLGVGRGGPWVDLEVFGSGLEAYESGFPESLDLLMRWLREPSVSASGERFSFREVPVVPRPAEDLDETPGPEVVVACTSPSSVKLAAERGLSMLLGMHVGDEEKAEMVALWRTCARAAGRSPEEISGAAHVSAGVCQIADRRTDAVESLTKAMPGWLKQGLDAHVTVDGRARAMRDPLAYTELLCGLHPVGTPRLCADRLAATSERTGISRFALLVEGSGDLAATEENVRRLGAEVLPHLG; from the coding sequence ATGCACGTAGGAACATTTGTACTGGGCGCCCAATTCCCCGGCCAGGGCCAGGGGGAGGCGCTCCACCGGGCGGTACGGACCGCCGAAGTGGCCGACGAGGCCGGGCTGGACGCGGTCTGGCTGGCCGAGCACCACTTCGTGCCGTACGGCACCTGCCCGTCGGCGATCACCCTCGCCGCGTTACTGCTGGGGCGCACCCGGCGCATCCGGGTCGGCACGGCGGTCAGTGTGCTGCCCACCGTCCACCCCGTGGCCCTGGGCGAACAGGCCGCGCTGCTGCATGTGACCTCCGGCGGACGCTTCTCCCTGGGCGTCGGGCGCGGTGGGCCGTGGGTCGATCTGGAGGTCTTCGGCTCCGGGCTGGAGGCGTACGAGAGCGGCTTCCCGGAATCACTCGATCTGCTCATGCGCTGGCTGCGTGAGCCGTCGGTGTCGGCGTCGGGGGAACGATTCAGCTTTCGTGAGGTGCCCGTCGTCCCGAGGCCCGCGGAGGACCTGGACGAGACACCGGGCCCGGAGGTCGTCGTCGCCTGCACCTCGCCGTCGAGTGTGAAGCTGGCCGCCGAACGGGGGCTGTCGATGCTCCTCGGCATGCACGTCGGGGACGAGGAGAAGGCCGAGATGGTCGCGCTGTGGCGCACCTGCGCCCGGGCGGCGGGCCGTTCGCCGGAGGAGATCTCCGGCGCGGCCCATGTCTCGGCCGGCGTCTGCCAGATCGCGGACCGGCGCACCGACGCCGTGGAGTCGCTCACCAAGGCGATGCCGGGCTGGCTGAAGCAGGGCCTCGACGCGCATGTGACCGTCGACGGCCGCGCTCGCGCCATGCGCGACCCGCTGGCCTACACCGAACTCCTCTGCGGGCTGCACCCGGTGGGCACCCCGCGGCTGTGCGCCGACCGGCTCGCGGCGACCAGCGAACGGACGGGCATCTCCCGCTTCGCCCTGCTCGTCGAGGGCTCCGGCGATCTGGCCGCGACGGAGGAGAACGTACGGCGACTCGGTGCCGAGGTGCTGCCTCACCTCGGCTGA
- a CDS encoding SCO5389 family protein, producing MSLDVSPALLEQAERGEVDEAAFVDCVRTSLPYAWEMISSLVAQLKVDGGEFADNQTPPPDEQARGQLLRALASDAIRGALQRHFGVRLAFQNCHRVAVFPLDPSVDDRLARFTSIRGQLLNQSPELRDC from the coding sequence ATGTCGCTCGACGTCTCACCGGCCCTACTCGAACAGGCCGAGCGAGGCGAGGTCGACGAAGCCGCCTTCGTCGACTGCGTCCGGACCTCCCTGCCTTACGCGTGGGAGATGATCAGCTCTCTGGTGGCCCAGCTGAAGGTCGACGGCGGAGAGTTCGCCGACAACCAGACGCCCCCGCCGGACGAGCAGGCGCGCGGGCAGCTGCTGCGCGCGCTCGCCAGTGACGCGATTCGCGGCGCGCTTCAGCGGCACTTCGGTGTACGGCTCGCCTTCCAGAACTGCCACCGGGTGGCGGTGTTCCCGCTGGACCCGTCCGTGGACGACAGGCTGGCCCGCTTCACCTCGATCCGCGGTCAACTCCTCAACCAGTCCCCGGAACTCCGGGACTGCTGA
- the nucS gene encoding endonuclease NucS produces the protein MRLVIARCSVDYAGRLTAHLPSAPRLILVKADGSVSIHADDRAYKPLNWMSPPCTLKEGSGDEEGVWTVVNKAGEKLIITMEEVLHDSSHELGVDPGLIKDGVEAHLQELLADRIETLGEGYTLIRREYMTAIGPVDILCRDADGATVAVEIKRRGEIDGVEQLTRYLELLNRDPHLAPVRGIFAAQEIKPQARVLATDRGIGCAVLDYDALRGIEDDKLRLF, from the coding sequence ATGCGTCTCGTCATTGCCCGCTGCTCCGTCGACTACGCGGGCCGGCTCACCGCCCATCTTCCCTCGGCCCCTCGCCTGATCCTGGTGAAGGCTGACGGCAGCGTCTCGATCCACGCGGACGACCGGGCCTACAAGCCCCTCAACTGGATGTCGCCGCCCTGCACGCTGAAGGAGGGCTCCGGGGACGAGGAGGGCGTCTGGACCGTCGTCAACAAGGCGGGCGAGAAGCTCATCATCACGATGGAGGAGGTCCTCCACGACTCCTCGCACGAGCTGGGCGTCGACCCCGGGCTGATCAAGGACGGCGTCGAGGCGCATCTGCAGGAACTCCTCGCCGACCGTATCGAGACCCTGGGCGAGGGCTACACCCTCATCCGTCGCGAGTACATGACCGCCATCGGCCCTGTCGACATCCTGTGCCGGGACGCCGACGGCGCGACCGTCGCGGTGGAGATCAAGCGGCGGGGTGAGATCGACGGCGTCGAGCAACTCACGCGGTACCTGGAGCTGTTGAACCGCGACCCCCATCTCGCGCCGGTCCGCGGCATCTTCGCCGCCCAGGAGATCAAGCCCCAGGCCCGAGTCCTCGCCACCGACCGCGGCATCGGCTGCGCGGTCCTCGACTACGACGCCCTGCGCGGCATCGAAGACGACAAGCTGCGCCTGTTCTGA
- a CDS encoding MerR family transcriptional regulator, protein MRISELSRRSGVSVATIKYYLREGLLPAGRQISATQAEYDESHVRRLRLIRALIGVRGLSVSTTRELLGALAEHAGDTHLQLGLALGAIRLGEETGEAPSEAAKVDALVEELGWHVHESAPARAVLAETLATLRTLGAPLDWQALLPYARLAEHTATLDLDQLDGIEDPLEAAERALLLTVLLEPALLALRRMAQQNESARRYAGG, encoded by the coding sequence ATGCGTATCTCCGAGCTGAGCCGCCGCAGTGGTGTCTCCGTCGCGACGATCAAGTACTACCTGCGCGAGGGGTTGCTCCCGGCCGGGCGGCAGATCTCGGCGACGCAGGCCGAGTACGACGAGAGTCATGTGCGCAGGCTCCGACTGATCCGCGCGTTGATCGGCGTCCGGGGGCTGTCCGTCAGTACCACCCGGGAGCTCCTGGGTGCCTTGGCGGAGCACGCCGGAGACACCCATCTACAGCTGGGCCTCGCCCTGGGGGCCATCCGGCTCGGCGAGGAAACCGGCGAGGCCCCGTCGGAGGCGGCGAAGGTCGACGCCCTCGTCGAGGAACTGGGCTGGCACGTGCACGAGTCGGCACCCGCCCGCGCGGTCCTGGCCGAGACCCTGGCCACGCTGCGCACGCTGGGCGCCCCGCTCGACTGGCAGGCGCTGCTGCCGTACGCCCGCCTCGCGGAGCACACCGCGACCCTCGACCTCGACCAACTGGACGGGATAGAGGACCCGTTGGAGGCCGCCGAACGCGCCCTGCTGCTGACCGTCCTCCTGGAACCCGCGCTGCTGGCGCTGAGGCGCATGGCCCAGCAGAACGAGTCGGCGCGCCGGTACGCCGGGGGCTAG
- a CDS encoding DUF3291 domain-containing protein gives MPTLPWTTVNTPAPDTEAFVMASRFEVRSFKDVPRFFLRSLSAWKQVSGAPGAYGASLIAEPLKRTFWTLSAWEDKDALYTYARTEPHRSIMTGLRPVMKDSVFTFWQTPSADLPIAWPDARRRLAEQARNGS, from the coding sequence ATGCCCACCCTGCCCTGGACCACGGTCAACACCCCCGCACCGGACACCGAGGCGTTCGTCATGGCCTCGCGGTTCGAGGTCCGCTCGTTCAAGGACGTACCGCGCTTCTTCCTGCGATCCCTGTCCGCGTGGAAGCAGGTCTCGGGCGCGCCCGGGGCCTACGGCGCCTCGCTGATCGCCGAACCCCTGAAGCGCACGTTCTGGACCCTGTCGGCGTGGGAGGACAAGGACGCGCTGTACACGTACGCGAGGACCGAACCGCACCGGTCGATCATGACCGGGCTGCGGCCCGTGATGAAGGACTCGGTCTTCACCTTCTGGCAGACCCCGTCGGCCGACCTGCCCATCGCCTGGCCGGACGCCCGACGCCGCCTGGCCGAGCAGGCACGGAACGGTTCCTGA
- a CDS encoding PT domain-containing protein, which translates to MDPNNRGPEEYGHDDGQAQSKRPPRDALTQDFDRHAPALARTVQLVSGDFLLTVNPVDGSEIENCPPGELPGQPVKHTPAERAVLDRAARPPVPPGPSLPRLPLLQRDEERARLVRLLARGRSVRLTGAPGSGRTTLLDAVAEDCADLAPDGVVRLSGFRRTVDDLLYELFAAVYSTPLFRPARQQILDIVRDIGAVVVLDDLEFGGIALDELLDATPECAFLIGTTPDTPLPSADAPLEEIVLGGFDRAGSEQLLERAVGRTLTEDESNWAGDLWFESEGLPLRFTQAGALLRQRDRQRAGADAVDEFGVFQEAPPVDAPFDAVPDGHDVPLPSLAEAAAPAALLASRLSASAHETLRFAVALGGEIPHQAHLPALVGDTHADAALGELVGCALVTPVGARYRLAAGVRTQLEAAGYADDTETRARTTAQHYAWWAGHPSVTPERVSAEADAVLAALTALVPVTTPPGEDEESAAVVLARQAAPAFAAGLRWNAWERALRAGAEAADLVGDTGEEAYFHHELGVLALCSGQLERARAELEASIGLRNVLADKRGTVAGRRALALVTDRSGATPPGGRTAAGEEVPDARHEESASPPGGVPSTYPSGGLAGAGLGATGLGGAGFGTPTGSGAWGTGVAGNGGAFPTPAAGDSTLVTQRAGSRSPAHRLSGLKTLVGGARRNLVAAGAGALLAAVLGTVVTLGATSDRNGDTPAEKVGVNPSASEGTGDGGLVADRPKAGDENDTPGTLPEPTDPGPDGTYGTSDDPTPSDTAGPSDDPSGTKGPSGKPTPSPTKTSPKPTPSDDPTTDPTDDPTGDPTDDPTDDPTDDPTDDPTDDPTDDPTGDPPPPGTTDTATAPTATSASATVPEPPADTVA; encoded by the coding sequence ATGGACCCGAACAACCGGGGACCCGAAGAGTACGGCCATGACGACGGACAGGCGCAGAGCAAGCGTCCACCACGGGACGCGCTGACGCAGGATTTCGACCGGCACGCCCCGGCGCTCGCCCGCACCGTCCAGCTCGTCTCGGGCGACTTCCTGCTCACCGTCAACCCCGTCGACGGCAGCGAGATAGAGAACTGCCCACCGGGCGAACTGCCTGGTCAGCCCGTGAAGCACACGCCCGCCGAGCGCGCCGTCCTCGACCGCGCCGCCCGGCCGCCGGTGCCCCCGGGTCCCTCGCTGCCCCGACTGCCCCTGCTCCAGCGCGACGAGGAGAGAGCCCGTCTCGTACGGCTGCTCGCGCGCGGCCGCTCCGTGCGCCTGACCGGAGCCCCCGGCTCCGGTCGCACCACGCTCCTCGACGCGGTCGCCGAGGACTGTGCGGATCTGGCCCCCGACGGCGTCGTCCGGCTGAGCGGTTTCCGGCGCACGGTCGACGACCTGCTGTACGAACTGTTCGCAGCCGTGTACAGCACACCGTTGTTCCGGCCCGCCCGGCAGCAGATCCTCGACATCGTGCGGGACATCGGCGCGGTGGTCGTCCTGGACGACCTGGAGTTCGGCGGGATCGCGCTCGACGAACTGCTCGACGCCACCCCCGAGTGCGCCTTCCTGATCGGCACCACCCCCGACACCCCCCTGCCGTCCGCCGACGCGCCCCTGGAGGAGATCGTCCTCGGCGGCTTCGACCGGGCCGGCAGCGAGCAGCTCCTGGAGCGCGCCGTCGGGCGGACGCTCACCGAGGACGAGTCGAACTGGGCCGGTGACCTCTGGTTCGAGTCCGAGGGACTGCCGCTGCGCTTCACCCAGGCCGGGGCACTGCTCAGGCAGCGGGACCGGCAGCGGGCCGGTGCGGACGCCGTCGACGAGTTCGGGGTCTTCCAGGAGGCACCGCCCGTCGACGCGCCCTTCGACGCCGTCCCGGACGGGCACGACGTTCCCCTGCCGTCGCTCGCCGAAGCGGCCGCGCCCGCCGCGTTGCTCGCCTCCCGGCTGAGCGCCTCGGCCCACGAGACCCTCAGGTTCGCCGTCGCGCTTGGCGGGGAGATCCCGCACCAGGCGCACCTGCCCGCCCTGGTGGGCGACACCCACGCCGACGCCGCCCTCGGCGAGCTGGTCGGCTGCGCCCTGGTGACACCTGTCGGTGCCCGCTATCGGCTCGCGGCCGGGGTGCGGACGCAGCTGGAGGCCGCCGGGTACGCCGATGACACGGAGACACGCGCCCGCACCACCGCCCAGCACTACGCCTGGTGGGCGGGGCACCCTTCGGTGACCCCGGAGCGGGTCTCGGCCGAGGCGGACGCCGTCCTGGCCGCCCTCACCGCGCTCGTGCCCGTGACGACCCCGCCCGGCGAGGACGAGGAGAGCGCCGCCGTGGTGCTGGCCCGGCAGGCGGCGCCCGCGTTCGCCGCCGGGCTGCGCTGGAACGCCTGGGAGCGGGCGCTCCGGGCCGGTGCCGAGGCGGCCGATCTCGTCGGTGACACCGGCGAAGAGGCCTACTTCCACCACGAGCTGGGCGTCCTCGCGCTCTGCTCCGGGCAGTTGGAGCGGGCCCGGGCGGAGCTGGAGGCCTCCATCGGGCTGCGCAACGTCCTCGCCGACAAGCGCGGCACCGTCGCCGGACGCCGGGCTCTCGCCCTGGTCACCGACCGCTCCGGGGCGACACCGCCCGGCGGGCGCACGGCGGCGGGGGAGGAGGTGCCGGACGCCCGGCACGAGGAGTCGGCCTCACCGCCCGGAGGTGTGCCGTCCACGTACCCGTCGGGGGGACTGGCCGGGGCCGGTCTCGGGGCCACGGGCCTCGGCGGGGCCGGTTTCGGGACGCCGACCGGCTCGGGGGCGTGGGGAACGGGCGTGGCCGGGAACGGCGGAGCCTTCCCGACGCCGGCGGCCGGTGACAGCACGCTCGTCACCCAGCGGGCCGGCTCCAGGTCGCCCGCGCACAGGCTGAGCGGTCTCAAGACCCTGGTCGGCGGCGCCCGGCGCAACCTCGTCGCGGCGGGTGCGGGTGCGCTCCTCGCGGCCGTCCTGGGCACCGTCGTGACCCTCGGGGCGACCTCCGACCGCAACGGCGACACCCCCGCCGAGAAGGTCGGCGTCAACCCGTCCGCCAGCGAGGGCACCGGCGACGGGGGTCTCGTCGCGGACCGTCCCAAGGCGGGCGACGAGAACGACACCCCGGGCACCCTGCCCGAACCGACGGACCCGGGACCTGACGGCACCTACGGCACGTCGGACGATCCCACCCCCTCGGACACGGCGGGGCCCTCGGACGACCCGAGCGGTACGAAGGGGCCGTCGGGCAAGCCGACACCGTCCCCGACGAAGACCTCCCCGAAGCCGACGCCGTCCGACGACCCGACGACGGACCCCACGGACGACCCGACCGGCGATCCCACGGACGACCCGACGGACGACCCCACGGACGACCCGACCGACGATCCCACGGACGACCCGACCGACGACCCGACGGGCGACCCGCCGCCCCCCGGAACCACCGACACCGCCACCGCCCCCACGGCGACGAGCGCCTCGGCTACCGTGCCCGAGCCTCCGGCCGACACCGTGGCCTGA
- a CDS encoding STAS domain-containing protein, whose translation MYIRGDHAELVVGGRLDVRSAADARTVLHSAVDDGAGDLVLDLSELDSWDATGLGVIMGAHRRAGRCGRRLVLRDVPPQMQRLLVATRLHRILAIEGGIGLESLPRV comes from the coding sequence ATGTACATCAGGGGCGACCACGCCGAGCTGGTCGTCGGGGGCCGCCTCGACGTACGCAGCGCGGCGGACGCCCGTACGGTCCTGCACTCGGCCGTCGACGACGGAGCCGGCGACCTGGTGCTCGACCTGTCAGAGCTGGACTCCTGGGACGCCACCGGACTCGGGGTGATCATGGGAGCCCACCGGCGGGCGGGACGGTGCGGACGGCGGCTCGTGCTGCGCGATGTGCCACCGCAGATGCAGCGGCTGCTCGTGGCCACCCGGCTGCACCGCATCCTCGCGATCGAGGGCGGAATCGGTCTGGAGTCGTTGCCCCGCGTGTGA
- a CDS encoding 3-hydroxyacyl-CoA dehydrogenase family protein gives MARKLAVIGAGLMGSGIAQVSAQAGWDVVLRDVTDEALNRGIGGITASYDKFVSKGKLAAGDAEAALGRITATTDLDAAADADIVVEAVFEKLEVKHEIFRALDKVVREDTVLASNTSAIPITKIAAATERPERVVGVHFFSPVPMMQLCELVRGYKTSDETLAAAREFAESVGKTCIVVNRDVAGFVTTRLISALVVEAAKLYESGVATAEDIDLACKLGFGHAMGPLATADLTGVDILLHATSNIYTESQDEKFAPPELMRRMVDAGDIGRKSGQGFYTY, from the coding sequence GTGGCACGGAAGCTCGCCGTGATCGGAGCCGGACTCATGGGGTCCGGGATCGCCCAGGTGTCCGCGCAGGCGGGCTGGGACGTCGTCCTGCGCGACGTCACCGACGAGGCGCTCAACCGTGGCATCGGCGGCATCACGGCGTCGTACGACAAGTTCGTGAGCAAGGGGAAGTTGGCGGCCGGGGACGCCGAGGCGGCGCTGGGGCGGATCACCGCCACCACCGACCTCGACGCGGCGGCCGACGCGGACATCGTCGTCGAGGCCGTCTTCGAGAAGCTGGAGGTGAAGCACGAGATCTTCCGGGCGCTCGACAAGGTCGTCCGCGAGGACACCGTGCTCGCCTCGAACACCTCCGCCATCCCGATCACCAAGATCGCGGCGGCGACCGAACGGCCCGAGCGGGTCGTCGGCGTCCACTTCTTCTCTCCGGTGCCGATGATGCAGCTCTGCGAACTGGTGCGCGGCTACAAGACGAGCGACGAGACGCTCGCCGCCGCACGGGAGTTCGCCGAGTCGGTCGGCAAGACCTGCATCGTCGTCAACCGGGATGTCGCCGGCTTCGTGACGACCCGTCTCATCTCCGCCCTCGTCGTCGAGGCCGCGAAGCTGTACGAGTCGGGCGTCGCCACCGCCGAGGACATCGACCTCGCCTGCAAGCTGGGCTTCGGCCACGCGATGGGACCGCTGGCCACGGCGGACCTGACGGGCGTCGACATCCTGCTGCACGCCACCAGCAACATCTACACCGAGTCCCAGGACGAGAAGTTCGCCCCTCCGGAGCTGATGCGCCGGATGGTGGACGCCGGTGACATCGGACGCAAGAGCGGGCAGGGCTTCTACACCTACTGA